Proteins encoded within one genomic window of Companilactobacillus sp.:
- the dprA gene encoding DNA-processing protein DprA — MDKLTEFLTRCRLTRQVSNQQMLKIIKFYLESAHFESDALKFVADLLGPQKFNQFLLLFSKTDLMNISAITFLDPSYPEKLRNIYNPPALLFYRGNKNLLLTPCLAIVGSRNASEYSRRCIRGLVPKITGRYTVVSGLAKGVDSWSHQATLDNSGKTIAVIGSSLDVCYPAENKQLQKKISEVGLLLSEYPPGSKINRWHFPQRNRIIAGLSDKVVITEAKNRSGALITAEMALDSNRDVYAIPGPIDSSLSVGCNHLIQQGAIPLINFTEI, encoded by the coding sequence ATGGATAAATTAACAGAATTTTTGACTAGATGTCGCTTAACACGGCAAGTATCAAATCAGCAAATGCTAAAAATTATCAAATTTTATTTGGAATCTGCCCACTTTGAGTCGGATGCATTAAAATTTGTGGCAGATTTATTAGGTCCGCAGAAGTTTAACCAGTTTCTTCTATTATTTAGTAAGACGGACTTAATGAATATTTCAGCAATTACTTTTTTAGACCCAAGCTATCCAGAAAAGTTGAGAAATATATACAATCCGCCGGCACTTTTGTTTTATCGAGGAAATAAAAATTTGCTTTTAACGCCGTGTTTGGCTATTGTTGGTTCTAGGAATGCGAGCGAGTACAGTCGCCGTTGCATTCGGGGACTTGTGCCAAAAATTACTGGTCGGTATACTGTTGTAAGCGGGCTAGCAAAAGGCGTAGATTCCTGGTCCCACCAAGCGACCCTGGATAATTCTGGCAAGACCATTGCTGTAATTGGCAGTTCATTAGATGTCTGTTATCCGGCGGAAAATAAACAGCTTCAGAAAAAAATTTCCGAAGTTGGTTTATTGCTGTCAGAATATCCACCAGGGAGCAAGATCAATCGTTGGCATTTTCCCCAGCGTAATCGGATCATTGCTGGTTTGAGCGATAAAGTTGTTATTACAGAAGCCAAAAATCGCTCGGGTGCGTTGATAACCGCTGAAATGGCACTTGATTCCAATCGAGATGTTTATGCCATTCCCGGTCCGATCGATTCCAGTCTTTCAGTAGGATGCAATCATTTGATCCAACAAGGGGCAATTCCCTTGATCAATTTTACTGAAATTTAG
- a CDS encoding dihydrofolate reductase, whose translation MIGFVWAEDTQHNIGIDGHLPWSLPNDMKRFKDLTTGNTIVMGRKTFESFPNGPLPNRLNIVVSRDQNYQVKQPAILINSKSELYDHVDPDDKIMVIGGKGIFEMFKDDVDTLYVTKIHHEFSGDTKMSEIDYKDFKLVEKKEGTMDAKNLYPYTFETYQRLTNVEVN comes from the coding sequence ATGATAGGATTTGTTTGGGCAGAAGATACACAGCACAATATTGGCATCGATGGACACTTGCCATGGTCCTTGCCAAACGATATGAAACGTTTCAAAGATTTGACTACTGGAAATACGATCGTGATGGGACGAAAGACTTTTGAGAGCTTTCCAAATGGTCCATTGCCTAATCGATTAAATATCGTCGTTTCTAGAGATCAAAATTACCAGGTGAAACAGCCGGCTATTTTGATCAACTCAAAGTCCGAGCTTTATGATCACGTTGACCCTGATGATAAGATCATGGTGATCGGCGGCAAGGGTATTTTTGAAATGTTTAAAGACGATGTCGACACCTTGTACGTGACCAAGATCCACCATGAGTTTTCTGGCGATACGAAAATGTCTGAGATCGACTACAAAGACTTTAAATTGGTCGAAAAAAAAGAAGGTACCATGGATGCGAAAAATCTTTATCCATATACCTTCGAAACTTATCAGCGTTTAACCAACGTAGAAGTAAACTGA
- a CDS encoding YpmS family protein yields MKKRNYWMYAFLTLLTILIVFGGLLSAKIFSAPNETYKVSSTMEPKSQQVFTVNMDKRQANQMAEYYLKHTLNNGKAQYSFKLKKDAVMSGQIAFLGSKIHFDLEMEPYAKTNGDVLLKAKRIKVGALSLPIKFVMNYAKNSFKIPNWVDVNSNDKTILLKFTKFTTKEGYSLRAKKIDLKNDQLVFNVMNKKMTDDQ; encoded by the coding sequence ATGAAAAAAAGAAACTATTGGATGTATGCTTTTTTAACATTATTAACGATTTTGATCGTATTTGGCGGTCTGTTGAGTGCCAAGATTTTCAGCGCTCCTAATGAGACTTATAAAGTCAGTTCGACCATGGAACCCAAGAGTCAACAAGTTTTCACCGTCAATATGGACAAGAGACAAGCCAATCAAATGGCGGAGTATTATTTGAAGCACACCTTAAATAACGGCAAGGCTCAATACAGTTTCAAATTGAAAAAAGATGCTGTCATGTCTGGCCAAATCGCCTTCTTAGGTTCCAAGATCCACTTCGATCTGGAAATGGAACCATATGCAAAAACTAATGGCGATGTCTTATTGAAGGCAAAAAGGATCAAGGTTGGGGCATTATCGCTACCAATTAAATTTGTAATGAACTATGCTAAAAATAGCTTTAAGATTCCCAATTGGGTCGATGTTAACAGCAACGATAAAACGATTTTATTGAAATTTACTAAGTTTACTACCAAAGAGGGATACAGTCTTAGAGCAAAGAAGATCGATCTGAAAAATGACCAACTAGTCTTTAATGTCATGAATAAGAAAATGACTGACGACCAGTAA
- a CDS encoding DegV family protein, with translation MSKVKIITDSSVQLTEEEIKENNIGVVPLTIEIDGNTYTDGVDISRTEFVKEMDSSKELPKTSQPSIGTFMEVIDAVPDDYTDILSLNMTEAISGTINAARQVSTMTDRNFEAIDTQFTDRALAFQVLTAAKLAKAGKSVDEIKEAINNVHDHTYLYMGVTSIENILRGGRLSRFAGTLSTLLNLNLVLTLKNNSLDIAKRGRGRKTIEKYMKNVMAEIKELKNIKAIGISYVDSMDYVNELKAQLQEIVPDVPLLIRVTSPVIATHAGSGAFAIEFYTE, from the coding sequence ATGAGCAAGGTTAAAATTATCACTGATTCTTCAGTTCAGTTGACTGAAGAAGAAATTAAAGAAAACAATATTGGTGTTGTTCCTTTGACAATCGAGATCGATGGTAATACATACACAGATGGTGTTGATATTTCACGTACGGAGTTTGTCAAAGAAATGGATTCATCAAAAGAATTGCCCAAAACTTCCCAACCGTCGATTGGAACATTTATGGAAGTGATCGATGCAGTTCCTGATGATTATACCGACATTCTTTCATTGAACATGACTGAAGCTATCAGCGGGACTATCAACGCTGCACGTCAAGTCAGTACGATGACAGATCGAAATTTTGAAGCTATTGACACTCAATTTACTGATCGTGCGTTGGCATTTCAGGTTTTGACAGCTGCTAAATTGGCCAAAGCAGGCAAATCAGTTGACGAAATCAAAGAAGCAATAAATAATGTTCATGATCATACATATCTCTATATGGGAGTTACGAGTATTGAAAATATCCTTCGTGGCGGCAGATTAAGTCGTTTTGCGGGAACATTATCAACGCTTTTGAATTTGAACCTCGTGTTAACATTAAAGAATAACAGTTTGGATATTGCTAAACGTGGGCGCGGACGCAAGACAATCGAGAAGTATATGAAAAATGTCATGGCCGAGATCAAAGAACTGAAAAATATTAAAGCTATTGGTATTTCATATGTTGACAGTATGGATTACGTAAACGAGTTGAAGGCACAGCTTCAAGAAATAGTACCGGATGTGCCATTGTTGATTCGGGTTACGAGTCCTGTAATTGCGACCCACGCGGGTTCTGGAGCATTTGCAATTGAATTTTATACCGAGTAA
- the topA gene encoding type I DNA topoisomerase, which produces MPSSKNLVIVESPSKAKTIEKYLGRNYHVVASLGHVRDLPKSQMGVDVEHDYEPKYISIRGKGPVIKDLKKEAKKAKRVYLAADPDREGEAIAWHVSHLLGLDVDGKNRVVFNEITKDTVKQAFKSPRSIDMNLVDAQQARRVLDRLVGYSISPILWAKVKKGLSAGRVQSIALKLVIERENEIKKFVPEEYWTIESIFKHDKEKFKANFYGLNHKKMDLPNNDKVQEVLGKIDKKADFDVEKVTKKERKRFPAAPFTTSSLQQEANRKLNFKTRKTMMIAQQLYEGINLGKKEGTVGLITYMRTDSKRISKVAVHEASQFIHEEYGEPFAAVKMRKDKNQEGAQDAHEAIRPSSIYRTPKSLKDILTRDQYRLYDLIWSRFAASQMTPAVFDTMSVDITQNDVMFRANGSKMKFQGYRKVYQSTAESNSKDNILPDLQEGDKVKLQSNDPSQHFTQPPARYTEASLVKALEENGVGRPSTYAPTIDTIQRRYYVKLNGKSFEPTELGGIVDNLIQDYFPDIVNVDFTANLEDELDNIEEGKENWVKVVDRYYKPFEKELKSAEDKIEKVQIKDEPAGIDCDICGAPMVIKLGRYGKFYACSRFPDCRNTKPIVKEIGVVCPKCKKGQVIERKSKKNRIFYGCSRYPDCDFVSWDKPVGRNCPKDQHYLVEKKVKGGRQVICPNGDYEEAVQK; this is translated from the coding sequence GTGCCATCATCAAAAAATCTGGTGATCGTAGAATCACCATCCAAAGCAAAGACCATTGAGAAATACCTCGGTAGAAATTACCACGTAGTTGCTAGTTTAGGTCACGTGCGTGATCTGCCAAAGAGTCAAATGGGTGTCGATGTCGAACACGACTACGAGCCTAAGTATATTTCCATCCGTGGAAAGGGTCCTGTTATTAAGGACCTCAAAAAAGAAGCCAAAAAAGCCAAACGTGTTTATCTGGCAGCCGATCCGGATCGTGAAGGCGAGGCAATTGCCTGGCATGTTTCACATCTACTCGGATTAGATGTTGATGGAAAGAATCGTGTGGTTTTTAACGAAATCACTAAAGATACAGTTAAACAAGCATTCAAGAGTCCTAGAAGCATTGACATGAACTTAGTTGATGCCCAGCAAGCACGTCGTGTCCTAGATAGATTGGTGGGATATTCAATATCACCAATTCTTTGGGCTAAAGTTAAAAAAGGGCTTAGTGCTGGACGTGTTCAATCGATTGCCTTGAAATTAGTGATCGAACGCGAAAATGAGATCAAGAAGTTCGTTCCTGAAGAATATTGGACGATCGAATCGATTTTTAAACATGATAAAGAAAAATTCAAAGCTAATTTTTATGGACTTAACCATAAAAAGATGGATCTACCTAACAACGACAAGGTTCAAGAAGTTTTAGGCAAGATCGATAAAAAGGCTGACTTTGATGTTGAAAAAGTTACCAAGAAAGAACGTAAGAGATTCCCTGCTGCACCATTTACGACTAGTTCTTTGCAACAAGAGGCTAACCGTAAATTGAACTTCAAAACGCGAAAAACCATGATGATCGCTCAGCAATTATATGAAGGAATCAACCTCGGCAAAAAAGAGGGAACTGTAGGACTGATCACATACATGCGTACTGATTCAAAGCGTATCTCAAAAGTGGCTGTCCACGAGGCTTCGCAATTTATTCATGAAGAATATGGCGAACCATTTGCAGCAGTTAAGATGCGTAAAGATAAGAACCAAGAAGGCGCCCAAGATGCCCATGAAGCTATTAGACCTTCATCCATTTATAGGACACCAAAATCTTTGAAAGATATTCTGACACGTGATCAATATCGCTTGTACGATTTGATCTGGTCTAGATTTGCTGCCAGTCAAATGACACCAGCCGTATTCGATACGATGTCAGTCGATATTACTCAAAATGACGTCATGTTTAGAGCCAATGGTTCAAAGATGAAATTCCAAGGATATCGTAAAGTTTATCAAAGTACAGCTGAATCAAATAGTAAGGATAACATCTTGCCTGACCTACAAGAAGGCGACAAAGTTAAGCTACAATCTAACGACCCTTCGCAACATTTCACGCAGCCACCTGCAAGATATACCGAAGCTTCATTAGTTAAGGCTTTGGAAGAAAACGGCGTGGGTCGTCCATCAACTTATGCTCCTACTATTGATACTATCCAAAGACGTTATTACGTTAAATTAAATGGTAAAAGCTTTGAACCGACTGAACTAGGTGGAATTGTTGATAATTTGATCCAAGATTATTTCCCTGATATCGTTAACGTCGACTTCACGGCTAATCTTGAAGATGAGTTGGATAACATTGAAGAAGGCAAGGAAAATTGGGTCAAAGTAGTTGACCGTTATTACAAACCTTTTGAAAAAGAATTGAAATCTGCTGAAGATAAAATTGAAAAAGTTCAGATCAAAGATGAACCGGCTGGTATCGATTGCGATATCTGTGGTGCACCCATGGTCATCAAACTTGGTCGCTACGGTAAGTTTTACGCTTGTTCAAGATTTCCAGACTGTCGTAATACTAAACCAATCGTTAAAGAGATCGGCGTAGTTTGTCCTAAGTGTAAAAAGGGTCAAGTCATTGAAAGAAAATCAAAGAAGAATCGAATTTTTTACGGTTGTTCCAGATATCCTGACTGCGACTTCGTTTCATGGGACAAGCCAGTCGGTAGAAATTGTCCTAAGGATCAACATTACTTAGTTGAAAAGAAAGTTAAAGGTGGACGCCAAGTTATTTGTCCTAACGGAGATTATGAAGAGGCAGTTCAAAAATAA
- a CDS encoding DUF459 domain-containing protein gives MRKKKLWIISILVVVILLAVGGGYYFTKGPGSSELTTEKTKITTKKEQDVKKVSQKKKVVPTKKNISIVAIGDSLTEGIGDSKSVGGGYVTRLQRKVASTYNVKATSDNFGVSGNTSSQIIDRISFDQKIHDALPKADIITVTVGGNDFMHLLKKKGMDLTEKDIATEQEAFDQRLGVLLADIRHYNANAPIYLVGIYNPFSIYLSNVKDAKTAFINWGKGTQDVANTVNDTYYVDINSLYQTKYADKKAEKTGINPYLSNDDHFHPNATGYDMMTNKIFEQVQNTKKEWLVK, from the coding sequence ATGAGAAAAAAGAAATTATGGATCATTAGTATCCTAGTCGTCGTTATTTTATTAGCAGTAGGCGGTGGATATTACTTTACTAAAGGACCAGGTAGTTCTGAGTTAACTACCGAAAAAACCAAAATTACTACCAAAAAAGAACAAGACGTTAAGAAAGTTAGTCAGAAGAAAAAAGTCGTTCCAACTAAGAAAAATATTTCAATTGTCGCCATTGGCGACTCGTTGACCGAAGGAATCGGCGATTCTAAATCAGTCGGTGGCGGATATGTAACTAGATTACAAAGAAAAGTTGCCTCGACATATAATGTTAAAGCTACTTCGGATAATTTTGGGGTTTCAGGAAACACTAGCAGCCAGATAATTGACCGCATCTCATTTGACCAAAAGATTCACGACGCTTTGCCAAAAGCTGACATTATTACGGTCACAGTCGGTGGAAACGACTTTATGCATTTGCTCAAAAAGAAGGGCATGGATCTGACTGAAAAAGATATCGCAACTGAACAAGAAGCGTTCGATCAAAGATTAGGCGTCTTATTAGCTGATATCCGTCATTATAATGCCAACGCACCGATTTACTTAGTTGGTATTTATAATCCCTTCAGTATTTATTTGTCTAACGTTAAAGATGCTAAAACTGCCTTTATCAATTGGGGCAAAGGCACTCAAGATGTTGCAAATACAGTAAATGATACTTATTACGTTGATATCAATAGCCTATACCAGACTAAATATGCTGATAAAAAAGCTGAAAAAACTGGGATCAACCCCTATTTATCAAATGACGATCATTTCCATCCAAATGCAACCGGATATGATATGATGACAAATAAAATTTTTGAACAAGTACAAAATACCAAGAAAGAGTGGCTAGTGAAGTAA
- the trhA gene encoding PAQR family membrane homeostasis protein TrhA, which yields MNNKSVQKNNPSKKFTKKYRILNEIFSAVTHGIGIVLAIIAAVFLLIKGFKTGNPLTITAFFIYAFTLFFLYLSSTLFHSLYFTKAKGVFQIFDHSSIFLMIAGTYTPYCLVALKSSAFAITLLSIIWALAIGGILYKIFNVGRFKYFETLLYVLMGWAIVIAMKPLYSAIGATGTWLLIFGGIAFTLGAGVYLIKNLKFVHVIWHVFVMIGTALMYFSVYFYVG from the coding sequence TTGAATAACAAAAGTGTCCAAAAAAATAATCCATCCAAAAAGTTTACTAAAAAATATCGAATTTTAAATGAGATTTTCAGTGCCGTCACGCACGGTATTGGAATCGTACTTGCAATAATTGCAGCCGTATTTTTGCTGATCAAAGGATTTAAAACTGGCAATCCACTGACAATTACAGCATTTTTCATTTATGCATTCACATTATTTTTCTTATATTTGAGTTCGACGCTTTTTCATAGCTTATATTTTACTAAGGCAAAGGGCGTCTTTCAAATATTCGACCACAGTTCAATTTTTCTCATGATTGCCGGAACCTACACGCCTTATTGCCTCGTAGCACTAAAAAGTTCCGCCTTTGCGATCACCCTATTATCGATTATTTGGGCTTTAGCAATCGGCGGAATACTTTATAAGATATTTAACGTTGGGCGATTTAAGTATTTCGAAACCTTACTGTACGTCCTGATGGGCTGGGCAATCGTCATTGCCATGAAGCCACTGTATAGTGCCATTGGCGCGACTGGAACCTGGCTTTTGATCTTTGGTGGCATTGCATTTACACTCGGCGCTGGCGTTTACTTGATCAAAAATTTAAAATTCGTTCACGTCATTTGGCACGTGTTCGTAATGATTGGTACAGCCTTAATGTATTTCTCAGTTTACTTCTACGTTGGTTAA
- the xerC gene encoding tyrosine recombinase XerC — translation MIEQDLVDKYIDYLVINRHYSDDTKKSYLEDINNFVHALDQNGGFQGFSVVNRFDVETYLTFMDEQEYSDDTIARRISSLRSFYNYLVRNNFLTKNPFELVQLRRKGRKLPRFFYENEMKQLFEAVKGDDLLSQRDSALLELLYATGMRVSECANLTMSQLDFANGVVLIHGKGDKDRYVPFGEYAQTALQKYFQDARKVIMNKYEQDHDFVFINNRGKQITSRGIEYILDKIIKKTSLTADIHPHMIRHTFATHLLDNGADLRTVQEMLGHSSLSTTQIYTHVTMEHLQKDYKKYFPR, via the coding sequence ATGATCGAACAAGATCTAGTCGATAAGTACATTGATTACTTAGTGATCAACCGTCATTATTCTGATGATACTAAGAAATCTTATTTAGAAGACATCAATAATTTTGTCCATGCATTGGACCAAAATGGAGGTTTTCAGGGATTTTCAGTTGTAAATCGATTCGACGTTGAAACTTATCTGACTTTTATGGATGAACAAGAATATTCTGACGACACGATTGCTCGTCGAATCTCGTCGTTGCGTTCCTTTTATAATTACTTAGTCAGAAACAATTTTTTGACGAAGAATCCCTTTGAACTAGTTCAACTTCGTCGCAAGGGAAGAAAATTACCAAGATTTTTTTATGAAAATGAAATGAAACAGCTTTTTGAAGCAGTCAAAGGTGACGATCTTCTTTCACAAAGGGATTCAGCTTTGTTAGAATTGTTATATGCGACAGGGATGCGTGTTAGCGAATGTGCTAATTTGACCATGTCGCAGCTGGACTTTGCTAACGGGGTCGTTTTGATTCACGGTAAAGGTGACAAAGATCGCTACGTTCCCTTTGGCGAATATGCTCAGACTGCTTTACAGAAATATTTTCAAGACGCTCGTAAAGTTATCATGAATAAGTATGAACAAGATCACGATTTTGTTTTTATTAATAACCGTGGTAAACAGATCACGAGTCGAGGAATTGAATATATTTTAGATAAGATCATTAAAAAGACTAGTTTGACTGCGGATATACATCCCCATATGATCCGTCATACGTTTGCAACGCATCTTTTAGATAACGGTGCAGACTTACGGACGGTTCAAGAAATGCTC
- the ylqF gene encoding ribosome biogenesis GTPase YlqF — protein MALQWYPGHMNKAKNQVQDRLKVVDIVLEIVDARLPYSSRNPVLEQIINQKKHIIILNKSDLADPKLTSDWILNFKQEGTASIESDAKHDNKLAHLNAMIRSELSEKIAKYERNGVKNYQIKAMCVGIPNVGKSTILNKMVGKNVAVTGNKPGVTKNQNWLKTNYGIDLLDTPGILWPKITDPKVGMKLALSGAIKDKIYPPDDVAIFALNFLETNYLERVMSVYNLERADIFNHTTPELLMNLTKKFGYKEDYDRASRKIIMDVRNLKFGRLTFDVPGEFYEE, from the coding sequence ATGGCCCTACAGTGGTATCCAGGACATATGAACAAAGCAAAAAATCAAGTTCAAGACCGGCTCAAAGTGGTCGACATCGTCTTAGAAATAGTTGATGCTCGTCTGCCTTATTCGTCGCGGAATCCGGTCTTGGAACAAATCATCAATCAGAAAAAGCACATTATTATTTTAAACAAATCTGATTTAGCAGATCCTAAGTTAACATCTGATTGGATCTTGAATTTTAAACAAGAGGGAACGGCCTCAATTGAATCTGATGCTAAACACGACAATAAATTAGCGCATTTGAATGCTATGATCCGTTCAGAATTATCCGAAAAAATCGCCAAGTATGAACGTAACGGAGTCAAGAATTATCAGATCAAGGCGATGTGCGTGGGGATACCTAATGTTGGTAAGTCGACGATCCTGAATAAAATGGTTGGGAAAAATGTTGCCGTTACCGGTAATAAACCCGGTGTTACCAAAAATCAAAATTGGCTTAAAACCAATTATGGAATCGACTTACTAGATACCCCTGGTATTTTATGGCCTAAAATTACAGATCCAAAGGTTGGTATGAAATTGGCATTGTCTGGAGCTATCAAGGATAAGATCTATCCACCAGATGATGTAGCAATATTTGCCTTGAATTTCTTGGAAACTAATTATTTGGAACGAGTAATGTCAGTTTATAATCTTGAAAGAGCCGATATTTTTAATCATACGACACCAGAATTGTTGATGAACTTAACGAAAAAATTTGGCTACAAAGAAGATTATGATCGAGCTTCCAGAAAAATTATCATGGACGTGAGAAATCTCAAATTCGGTCGATTGACATTCGATGTGCCTGGAGAGTTTTATGAAGAATAG
- a CDS encoding YozE family protein: MKRSFYQFLMTLRNPESVEPEAEFANNAFHDQSFPKQEQDYEKISEYLELNAGYLPSMTIFDEAYAKYKDIDRK; encoded by the coding sequence ATGAAAAGAAGTTTTTATCAATTTTTAATGACGCTTCGCAATCCAGAAAGTGTCGAACCAGAGGCAGAATTTGCCAACAACGCATTTCATGATCAATCGTTTCCAAAGCAGGAGCAAGATTATGAGAAAATCTCCGAATATTTGGAACTAAATGCCGGTTATCTACCTTCGATGACCATTTTTGACGAAGCGTATGCTAAGTACAAAGACATAGACAGAAAATAG
- a CDS encoding ribonuclease HII: protein MKNSRTISEIKDLLKQDVNDDILEELAADERKGVQKLLVAYQKKIVAKQQLIEKFHQKEHLEHPYWERGQYVAGVDEVGRGPLAGPVVTAAVVLPPDNTLYEVDDSKKLSIAKRNELYKLICQQAIDISVAVGSPRLIDTENIYHATELVMADAINNLYLKPSHILVDAMTIPVNVSQTKLIKGDSKSLTIGAASIVAKVARDRLMQEYDRIYPEFDFIHNDGYGTRKHLDALEKYGKTSIHRESFAPVKNIHKSYQTPLT, encoded by the coding sequence ATGAAGAATAGTCGGACCATCTCCGAAATAAAAGATTTATTAAAACAAGACGTTAATGATGATATTTTAGAAGAATTAGCAGCTGATGAACGCAAAGGCGTCCAAAAGCTGTTGGTTGCTTATCAAAAAAAAATAGTCGCTAAACAGCAATTGATTGAGAAATTTCATCAAAAAGAACATCTTGAGCATCCTTACTGGGAACGTGGTCAGTACGTTGCTGGGGTCGATGAAGTTGGACGTGGACCTTTAGCTGGACCAGTTGTCACAGCAGCGGTAGTTTTACCGCCTGATAATACGCTATATGAAGTCGATGATTCGAAAAAACTATCGATTGCTAAACGAAATGAATTGTATAAGCTGATCTGTCAACAAGCGATTGATATCAGCGTAGCTGTAGGTTCACCACGCTTGATCGACACCGAAAATATTTATCATGCGACGGAATTAGTCATGGCAGATGCAATCAATAATTTATACTTAAAACCAAGTCATATATTAGTTGACGCGATGACTATACCGGTCAATGTTTCTCAGACCAAGTTGATCAAGGGGGATTCTAAATCGTTAACCATCGGTGCTGCTAGTATTGTTGCCAAAGTGGCACGTGATAGATTGATGCAAGAATACGATCGTATCTATCCTGAATTCGATTTTATTCATAATGATGGCTACGGTACTCGTAAGCATTTAGATGCCCTAGAAAAATATGGCAAGACTTCGATCCATCGGGAAAGTTTCGCTCCAGTCAAAAATATTCATAAGTCATATCAAACACCACTTACGTAA
- a CDS encoding thymidylate synthase: protein MNNEQQYLDLLQYVLDNGHKKSDRTGTGTISVFGYQARFDLSKSFPLLTTKKVPFGLIKSELLWFLHGDTNIRYLLEHKNHIWDEWAFKKYIESPDYSGPDMTDFGRRSLVDDQFNQQYKEQKSRFDDLILHDDQFAEKYGDLGFVYGAQWRHWQKRDGGIIDQIQNVIDQIKTTPDSRRMIVSAWNPEDVPTMALPPCHTLFQFYVNDGKLSCQLYQRSADLFLGVPFNIASYALLTHLIARETGLEVGDFIHTFGDAHIYLNHLDQVKEQLSRTPNVGPQLNIATDKSIFDLDVKDITLNGYDPQPAIKAPVAV, encoded by the coding sequence ATGAATAACGAGCAACAATATTTAGATTTATTACAATACGTGCTAGATAATGGCCATAAAAAGAGTGACCGAACAGGTACGGGAACTATTAGCGTGTTTGGATATCAAGCCAGATTTGATTTATCGAAATCATTTCCGCTGCTAACCACTAAAAAGGTTCCTTTTGGATTGATCAAAAGCGAATTGCTATGGTTTTTACATGGTGATACCAACATTCGTTATTTGTTAGAGCACAAGAACCATATTTGGGACGAATGGGCTTTTAAAAAATATATCGAGAGCCCAGACTACAGTGGACCAGATATGACCGATTTTGGTCGACGGTCTTTAGTCGACGACCAATTTAATCAACAGTATAAAGAACAGAAAAGTCGCTTTGACGATTTGATCTTGCATGACGACCAATTTGCTGAAAAATACGGTGATCTGGGATTTGTCTATGGAGCACAATGGCGTCACTGGCAAAAACGCGATGGCGGAATAATTGACCAGATCCAGAATGTGATCGACCAGATCAAAACCACTCCTGATTCAAGAAGAATGATCGTTAGTGCCTGGAATCCAGAAGATGTGCCCACAATGGCTTTGCCACCTTGTCATACGTTGTTCCAATTTTACGTCAATGATGGCAAGCTATCGTGTCAGCTTTATCAACGCAGTGCAGATCTATTTTTAGGCGTTCCGTTTAACATTGCCAGTTACGCATTGTTGACGCACTTGATCGCTCGAGAGACTGGACTTGAAGTAGGCGATTTCATCCACACATTTGGGGATGCTCATATTTATTTAAATCATCTTGACCAAGTTAAAGAGCAGCTATCAAGGACGCCAAATGTTGGTCCTCAATTAAATATTGCGACCGATAAAAGTATTTTTGATCTGGATGTGAAAGATATAACCTTAAATGGCTATGATCCACAGCCAGCAATTAAAGCGCCAGTTGCTGTATAA